Part of the Sphingomonas morindae genome, CCCGCCAGTTCGATTCGGTGCGGCAATGGCGCCGCTATGGCGCGCAGGGCGCATCCTGGTTCGGCTTCGATGCGGTGCGGGATCTCGAGGGCTTGCCGCCCGAGATCCTGATGGTGCCGCTGCCGGGCCATAGCTGGGGCCATGCGGGGGTGGCGATCGAGCGGCCCGAGGGCTGGCTCCTCCACGCCGGCGACGCCTATTTCTACCGGGGCGAGATGCGCGAGGCGGTGCGCCGCTGCACGCCGGGCCTCGCGGCCTATCAGCGCATGATGGAGGTGGATCGCACCGCGCGCCTCGGCAACCAGGCCCGCCTCCGCACCCTGTCGCGCGCGCATGCCGCCGAAGTCCGCCTGGTCTGCGCGCACGACGCCACCGAATTCGAGCACGCCGCCGCCGGCCGCCTGCTCTGACCTTCGGGTCGGGCGGCAGGGCTAGCGGCGCGGCTGGGCGGCGAACCAGGGAATGAGACGCGCCAGCGCCGTCTCGACGCGATCGGTGGAGACGGCGAAGCTGAAGCGCAGGAAGCGATGGCCTTCGACCGGATCGAAATCGATCCCCGGCGCGGTGGCGACGCCGGTATCGTGCAGCAGCCGCTCGCAAAAGTTGAGGCTGTCCGCGGTGAGATGGCCGATATCGGCATAGATGTAGAAGGCGCCGTCCGGCGGCGCGATGCGGGCCAGACCGAGGCGGGGCAGGGCGGCGAGCAGCAGATCGCGGTTGCGCGCATAGGTGGCGACATGGCCGTCCAGCTCGTCGCGGCCCTCGAAGGCGGCGAGGCCGGCATGCTGGCTGAGCGATGGGGGCGTGAGGAAGAAATTGCCGATCCGCGCGCGTGCCGCGTCGAGCAGAGCCGGCGGCACCACCAGCCAGCCGAGCCGCCAGCCCGCCATGCTGAAATATTTGGAGAAGCTGTTGATGACCAGCGCCTCGGGCGCGCTCCGCAGCAGCGAGCGGGTCGGGGCGCCATAGCTCAGCCCATGATAAATCTCGTCCGAGATCAGGCCGATGCCCCGCGCGCGGCACAGCGCCGCGATGGCGGCAAGCTCGGCCTCGGGGATGATCGTGCCGGTCGGGTTGGCGGGGCTGGCCAGGATCAGCCCGTCGGGCGCGGGATCGAGCGCGGCGATGGCGGCGGCGCTGATCTGGAAGCCCTGTTCGGCGCCGCAGGCCAGTTCCACCGGCACCATGTGCAGCGCCTTCAGCGTGTTGCGATACGCCACATAGCCCGGCCGGGCGAGCGCGACGCGCGCGCCGGGGGCAAAGCGCGTGGTGAGCGCCAGCACGAGCGCCGGAGACGCGCCGCAGGTGAGCAGAATCTGCTCGGAATCGATCGAAACCTGCTGGGTTTCGGCATAATGGCGCGCGATTCTGGCCTTGAGCGCGGGGCTTTCCCAATAGCCCATGGCGTCGCTGTCCAGCACACGGTGCGCGGCGGCGATCGCCGCCGCCGGCGCGCCGGTGGAAGGCTGGCCGAACTCCATATGGATCACCGAGCGGCCCTCGCTGGCGAGGCGATGGGCCTGGCGGCTGATCGAGATGGCGTGGAAGGGATCGATGGCGGCGGTCATGCCGGCTCTTTACGCCCCGCGCCGGCCCGCGCAACGCCCCTGCGGCTCAGCTCGGATGCGCCTCGCCCGTGCGCGCGCCCAGGCCCTCGCGCTCGGCGATGGCGCGGATCCCCTCCGCCCCGTAATTTTCCTGAGTGACGGTGATGATGCGCGCATGGGCGAAGCGGGCGCTGTCCCAGCCCATCGCCAGCGTCACCAGCTCGCGCAGCGTGCCGCGCGCGAGATGCACCGCTTCGTCGCCGGGGCGTTCGTCCTGGCTCTCGTAGAGCGCCGCCTGTTCCTCGAGATTGTAGATCATGCCGGGCCTCCTCGCTGCTGCCGTCGACGCGAGGAGCGCGGGAAGGCGGCTGCGGTTCCCGGTCGCGGGGACGCGCGCGAGCGGCTCAGCCCCGCCGCGCCAGCCGCACCGGCGCGCGCGGCCGGCCGAAACCGGGCTCGTCGTCATTGGCGGCGCGGCGCGCCCGCTCGTCCCGCGCGGCCGCGACCGCGTCCCAATCCACCAGATCCATGATCCTGCTCCCGCCAATCCCGTGGGCCGGTTATGCGCCCGCCCGCGCGGCGGAGCACACGAAGAGTCTCGATCGCGTCGATCGATCCCGCCTCAGAAATGCTTCGCCATGGCATCCGAGATGCTGCACGCCGCCGGGCCGAGGATGACGATGAACAGCACGGGCAGGATGAAGCAGATCAGCGGCACGGTCATGATCGCCGGCAGCCGCGCCGCCTTCTCCTCGGCGCGCATCATGCGCTCGTTGCGGAATTCGGCCGACAGCACGCGCAGCGCGGAGGCCAGCGGCGTGCCGTAGCGTTCGGTCTGGATCATGGTGGTGACGACGCCGCGGATCGCATCCAGCTCGGTGCGCGCGGCGAGATTCTCGAACGCCTGGCGGCGCTCGGTGAGGAAGCCCAGCTCGATCGCGGTGAGGATGAACTCGTCGCCAAGCTCGGGATAGGCGCGGCCCAGCTCGCGGCCGACGCGGCCGAAGGCGGCATCCACCGTCAACCCCGCCTCGGCGCAGATCACCAGCAGGTCGAGCGCGTCGGGCAGGCCCTTGCGGATCTCGCCGGTGCGCTTGATGATGGTGTTGCGCAGCCAGATGTCGGGCGCCTTGTAGCTCAGCAGCAGCGTCCCCGCGACGAGCATGTAGCGCTTCACGCCGCCCCAATGGCCGAACCAGCCGAGCGCATAGACGCCGAAGGCGATCGTGCCGCCGAACAGCAGCGGCAGCGCGAGGCGCGCGAAGATCACCATCACCGCCGCATCGCGCGAGCGGATGCCCGCGCGCATCAGCTTCATCTGCGCCTGCTTGACCTGCTCGTCCTGCAGCACCCGCAGGCTCGACAGGGCCGAGCGCATCATGTCGGTCGTCTCGGTCCGCGCGGTCAGCTTGGCGCGCCGCTTGGAGGTCGAGGCGGTGATGCCGAGCTTGAGCTGCTCGCGCCGCTCGTTCAGCGCCTTGACCCGCTTGGCCATGGGATCGCGCACGGTGGTGGCGGCGTAGATGGAGACGAGCACCGACAGCGCGGCGATGCCCGAGCACAGCGTCGCCAGCACCTGGACCGGCACACCGAGCAAAGTCACGGGAACAGGGCTCATCGCGGGCCGATCCTCAAATCTCGAAATTGACCATCTTGGACATGATGAAGGCGCCGAGCCCCATCCACACCAAGCCCACGGTGCCCGCGATCATCAGGCGCGGATCGTGGAAGAAATTCTGGATATATTTGCCGTTCATCCACCACACGAGCATGAAGACGATGAAGGGCAGCGCGCCGACGATATAGGCGGACGCCTTGCTTTCCGACGCCATGGCGCGGATCTTGAGCTTCATCTGCGCGCGTTTGCGCAGCACTTCGGCCAGGTTGGACAGGGTTTCGGCCAGATTGCCGCCGGTTTCGCGCTGGATGGCGAGGGTGATGACGAAGAACTGGAACTCGGCGGTGCCGATGCGTTCGGCGGTTTCCTGCAGGGCCGCTTCCATGGTGCGGCCGATGCGGATGCGATCGCAGATCAGCCGGAACTCGACGCCAACCGGGCCGGGGATCTCGGCGCCGACCACTGCCAGCGTCTCGGAGATCGGCAGGCCCGAGCGCAGGCCGCGCACCAACAGCTCGATTGCTTCGGGGAATTTCGCGGTGAAGGCGTTGACGCGCCGCTTGATCAGGAAGCCGACCGCCTTGTGCGGCAGGCCGAGCCCCGTCGTCACCGCCGAGAGCAGGGCGAGGATCATCGGCGCGCCGCGCAGCAGCGGGAGCATGGCCGCGATCAGCCCGAGGCCGCCGCAGACCATGAGATACTGGCCGAGCGACCAGTCCCGCCCCGTCATCGCCAGCCGCTGCTGGAGCCGCTCCGGATTGGGCAGCAGCCGCGTGGCGACGCTGTCCAGCCGGGTCTCGCGCTGGGTCTGCACGCGGCGCAGCTGCGCCTGGGCGGCGCTGTCGCCGCTCTCGCCGTGACGGGCGCGGATCGCCTCCATCCGCCGGCCGCGGGTCTTGCTCGTCGATGGCGTCATCAGCGCCATGGCGACGAGCAGGAAGGCGCAGCTGGCCCCGAGCGGGAGGAGGAAGATCATCGCGCTCAATCCTTCTTGCGCGGCCGCTTGGGCTTGAGCGCGACCAGCCGGTCGAGCAGCGACTTGCCCGCCTTCTCCAGCTCCTCCTCGCCGTCATGGCTGACGATGGCGCGCGCGAGCGCGATCATCGGCGCGCTGGTGCGGCCGCTCTTGCCGACCTCGGCGACCGGCTTGCCGAGCTTGGCGGCCTGGGCCATCAGCTTGGGATCGAAGGGGATGGCGAAATCGATCTTGCGCTCGATCGATTCCTCGAACTCCTTGCGCGAAATCTCGGTGGCGGCGCTGCCCATCACCCGATTGGCCACCACCAGCACCTGCGCCGCCGGCATATTGGCCTTGAGCCAGGAGAGCAGCCGGATCGTATCACGCGCCGCCGCCAGCGTGAGATCCACCACCACCACCACCGTGTTGCACTCGTGCAGCAGGTGGGGATGGTGGATCAGCATCTGGCGCGGCAGATCCAGCACCGTCACCTCGAAGGCGCCGCGCAGCTCTTCCTGCAGCTGATAGAAGGCCGAGCCGTCGCTGTGCATCGGCGCGTTGAGCGGCGCCTCGGCCGAGAGGAGCGAGAGCTTGGCGCTGGCCTTGACCATCGCGCGCTCGATGAACAGCCCGTCGATCCGGCCCGGATTTTCGATCGCGTCGGTGAGGCCGCGGCCGGGCTCCACGTCATAGGCGAGCGCGGCCGTGCCGAAATGCACGTCGAGATCGAGCAGCGCGGTCGAGCGGCCCTCGGCCTCGCCGAACAGCCAGCCGAGCGAGGAGGCGATCATCGAGGTGCCGATGCCCCCGCGCACGCCGATCACCGCGGACATGATGTGCGGCCGGTTCGCCTGCGGCTCGCTGGCGCGCGGCGCCGACAGGCTGAACTGCGCATGGGCCAGCGCCTCGCGCAGCTGATCGCCGTTGAAGGGCTTCAGCAGATAATCCTGGATGCCCGAGGCGACGAGATCGCGATAGAGGCGGACATCGTTCACCTTGCCGGCCGCGATCACGATCGTGCCGGGCTCGCAGACTTCGGCGAGCGCGTTGATATCGGTGAGCGGATCGCCGGATTCGGAGAGATCGACGAAGAGGATCGTCGGGCTCGCCGACACCGCGAGCGACTGCACCGCATTGCGCAGGCCGCCCCGCGCGACGCGCTCCGGCGCCCAGCCCATCTCGATCGCGATCGGGCGCAGAAGCTCGGCCGTGTCCTCGTCGCAGACATAGGCGGCAAAGGGTTCGCGTGTGCCGGCGCGCGGCTGGAAGGGGGCGTTCACTTGCCGCCTCCCGAGCTGAGCGTGGCGCGGGTGTTGGTTTCCTCAAGGCCCTTCTTGCCGGTCACATCGGCCTCGCGCCAGGCGGCCACCGCCTTGACGCTGAGCGAGGCGTCGCTCGCCGGCCCGGCTTCGCGACCCTGCACCAGATCCTGCGGATCGGCGACCATGGCGGCGAGGTTGGTGGCGGTGGCGCAGCCGAAATTGCTGGTATTGGCGTTGTCATATTCCGCCCAGTTGCCGCGCGCCCAATCCGGACAGCCTTCGACGCGGGCG contains:
- a CDS encoding type II secretion system F family protein produces the protein MIFLLPLGASCAFLLVAMALMTPSTSKTRGRRMEAIRARHGESGDSAAQAQLRRVQTQRETRLDSVATRLLPNPERLQQRLAMTGRDWSLGQYLMVCGGLGLIAAMLPLLRGAPMILALLSAVTTGLGLPHKAVGFLIKRRVNAFTAKFPEAIELLVRGLRSGLPISETLAVVGAEIPGPVGVEFRLICDRIRIGRTMEAALQETAERIGTAEFQFFVITLAIQRETGGNLAETLSNLAEVLRKRAQMKLKIRAMASESKASAYIVGALPFIVFMLVWWMNGKYIQNFFHDPRLMIAGTVGLVWMGLGAFIMSKMVNFEI
- a CDS encoding aminotransferase class I/II-fold pyridoxal phosphate-dependent enzyme; this encodes MTAAIDPFHAISISRQAHRLASEGRSVIHMEFGQPSTGAPAAAIAAAHRVLDSDAMGYWESPALKARIARHYAETQQVSIDSEQILLTCGASPALVLALTTRFAPGARVALARPGYVAYRNTLKALHMVPVELACGAEQGFQISAAAIAALDPAPDGLILASPANPTGTIIPEAELAAIAALCRARGIGLISDEIYHGLSYGAPTRSLLRSAPEALVINSFSKYFSMAGWRLGWLVVPPALLDAARARIGNFFLTPPSLSQHAGLAAFEGRDELDGHVATYARNRDLLLAALPRLGLARIAPPDGAFYIYADIGHLTADSLNFCERLLHDTGVATAPGIDFDPVEGHRFLRFSFAVSTDRVETALARLIPWFAAQPRR
- a CDS encoding type II secretion system F family protein, whose product is MSPVPVTLLGVPVQVLATLCSGIAALSVLVSIYAATTVRDPMAKRVKALNERREQLKLGITASTSKRRAKLTARTETTDMMRSALSSLRVLQDEQVKQAQMKLMRAGIRSRDAAVMVIFARLALPLLFGGTIAFGVYALGWFGHWGGVKRYMLVAGTLLLSYKAPDIWLRNTIIKRTGEIRKGLPDALDLLVICAEAGLTVDAAFGRVGRELGRAYPELGDEFILTAIELGFLTERRQAFENLAARTELDAIRGVVTTMIQTERYGTPLASALRVLSAEFRNERMMRAEEKAARLPAIMTVPLICFILPVLFIVILGPAACSISDAMAKHF
- a CDS encoding pilus assembly protein CpaE, producing MNAPFQPRAGTREPFAAYVCDEDTAELLRPIAIEMGWAPERVARGGLRNAVQSLAVSASPTILFVDLSESGDPLTDINALAEVCEPGTIVIAAGKVNDVRLYRDLVASGIQDYLLKPFNGDQLREALAHAQFSLSAPRASEPQANRPHIMSAVIGVRGGIGTSMIASSLGWLFGEAEGRSTALLDLDVHFGTAALAYDVEPGRGLTDAIENPGRIDGLFIERAMVKASAKLSLLSAEAPLNAPMHSDGSAFYQLQEELRGAFEVTVLDLPRQMLIHHPHLLHECNTVVVVVDLTLAAARDTIRLLSWLKANMPAAQVLVVANRVMGSAATEISRKEFEESIERKIDFAIPFDPKLMAQAAKLGKPVAEVGKSGRTSAPMIALARAIVSHDGEEELEKAGKSLLDRLVALKPKRPRKKD